The Chanos chanos chromosome 6, fChaCha1.1, whole genome shotgun sequence genome includes a region encoding these proteins:
- the rbm5 gene encoding RNA-binding protein 5 isoform X2, translating to MGADKRVSRSERSGRYGSEQSRDDSDRRDRRDRDYDRGHDFRRGDRHDGDRYWSRDSPDRGRKRRSSDGSDDGHHSDGDYSEHDYRGDPNDEKESKTIMLRGLPINVTEADIRGAIEQLEGPQPMDVRLMKKRTGVSRGFAFVEFYHLQDATRWMETNQKLLSIQGKTVAMHYSNTRHKFEDWLCNSCGLYNFRRRLKCFRCGAAKADSENSSTATPTDTQASGDYYGDTIILRNIAPHSTVEAIMAALAPYANLSPGNIRLIKDKQTGQNRGFAFVQLSSPLEASQLLTILQGLQPPLKLDSKTIGVDYAKSARKDLLLPDGNRISAFSVASTAIAAAQWSSSQAQQSVESGSEYSYLQEGYVPYSQQEYQAYYQQTAAVDPSQANGILGAAPGVKVLPATTPVVISQSPQVYQSHIISQPATQTLQGVHQIEGKPQTVTAAATISAPATSVVVATTTATATSIATAEAGKTAVPDTSTYQYDESSGYYYDPQTGLYYDPNTHYYYNSQTQQYLYWDSEKQTYAPATDYSAGAQANASATPAKEAKEKKEKPKNKTAQQIAKDMERWAKSLNKQKENFKSSFQPISQEERKEAAAADAGFTLFEKKQVGALERLVSEAVKMPEEDTSSKCGLVAAYSGDSEPEEGAEPERSEDKKDKLTDWKKMACLLCRRQFPNKDALLRHQQLSDLHKQNLEVLRRSKLSEAELEELERKETEMKYRDRAAERREKYGIPEPPAPKKRKFTQPTAVNYEQPTKDGLNSDNIGNKMLQAMGWQEGKGLGRNQQGITAPIEAQLRTKGAGLGTKGSNYTLSASDTYKDAVRKAMFARFTEIE from the exons ATGGGTGCAGATAAACG GGTTAGCCGTTCAGAACGCAGCGGCCGGTATGGTTCTGAGCAGTCTCGTGACGACTCGGACCGGAGAGATCGACGGGACCGCGACTACGATCGTGGGCATGATTTCCGCCGTGGCGACAGACACGACGGGGATCGATACTGGAGCAGGGACAGTCCAGAC AGAGGTCGTAAGCGCCGTAGCAGCGATGGGTCTGACGACGGGCATCACTCTGATGGAGATTATTCAGAGCACGACTACAGGGGAGACCCTAACGacgagaaagagagcaaaaccaTCATGCTCCGCGGACTACCCATCAATGTCACCGAGGCAGAT atCCGAGGGGCCATAGAACAGCTGGAAGGTCCTCAGCCGATGGACGTGCGCCTGATGAAGAAGAGAACAG GTGTAAGCCGAGGCTTCGCCTTCGTGGAGTTTTATCACTTGCAAGATGCTACCCGGTGGATGGAGACCAATCAG AAACTGCTGTCCATCCAAGGCAAGACCGTCGCCATGCACTACAGTAACACCAGACACAAGTTTGAGGACTGGCTCTGCAACTCA TGTGGCCTGTATAATTTCCGACGGAGACTCAAGTGCTTCAGGTGTGGTGCCGCCAAAGCAG ACTCGGAGAACAGCAGCACGGCCACGCCCACTGACACCCAGGCCAGCGGGGATTACTATGGCGACA ccATTATCCTGAGGAACATTGCCCCTCACTCGACAGTGGAAGCCATCATGGCTGCCCTGGCACCTTATGCCAACCTGTCACCGGGCAACATCCGCCTCATTAAGGACAAGCAGACGGGTCAGAACCGAGGCTTTGCCTTCGTtcagctctcctctcctctg GAGGCGTCCCAGCTGCTGACCATTCTCCAGGGCCTGCAGCCTCCCCTGAAACTCGACAGCAAGACGATTGGCGTGGATTACGCCAAGAGCGCTCGCAA AGACCTGCTGTTGCCCGATGGAAACCGCATCAGTGCCTTCTCAGTAGCCAGTACTGCCATAGCCGCTGCCCAGTGGTCCTCCAGTCAG GCCCAGCAGAGTGTGGAAAGTGGATCAGAGTACAGTTACCTCCAGGAAGGATATGTTCCTTATTCACAACAG GAGTACCAGGCCTACTACCAACAGACCGCAGCTGTGGATCCATCCCAGGCCAACGGCATTCTGGGAG ctgccCCAGGAGTTAAGGTTCTCCCAGCCACCACTCCAGTGGTCATTTCCCAGAGTCCCCAGGTCTACCAGTCACACATCATCAGCCAACCTGCCACTCAG ACATTACAGGGTGTGCATCAGATAGAGGGGAAACCACAGACAGTCACCGCGGCCGCCACCATCTCTGCTCCCGCCACCTCTGTCGTCGTGGCAACCACCACAGCTACTGCCACATCGATCGCCACTGCCGAGGCTGGCAAGACAG CTGTTCCTGATACCTCCACGTACCAGTACGATGAATCATCAGGGTACTACTACGACCCTCAGACGGGACTGTATTACGACCCCAACACACAC TATTACTACAACTCTCAGACTCAGCAGTACCTGTACTGGGACAGTGAGAAACAGACGTACGCGCCTGCCACCGACTACAGCGCCGGCGCTCAGGCCAACGCCTCGGCCACGCCCGCCAAAGAAGccaaggagaagaaagagaaacccAAGAACAAGACCGCCCAGCAA ATTGCCAAAGACATGGAGCGCTGGGCTAAGAGtctgaacaaacagaaagagaacttCAAGAGCAGCTTCCAGCCCATCAgtcaggaggagaggaaagaggccGCCGCCGCCGACGCAGGCTTCACACTGTTTGAGAAGAAG cagGTGGGGGCTTTGGAGAGGTTGGTGTCAGAGGCAGTGAAAATGCCAGAGGAAGACACCTCCTCTAAG TGTGGTCTGGTGGCGGCCTACAGTGGCGACAGTGAGCCAGAAGAGGGCGCCGAGCCGGAGCGCAGTGAGGACAAgaaagacaaactgacagactgGAAGAAGATGGCCTGTCTGCTCTGCAGGAGACAGTTCCCAAATAAAGACGCTCTGCTTCGCCACCAGCAGCTCTCTGACCTGCACAAG CAAAACCTGGAGGTGCTGAGGAGGTCCAAACTGAGTGAGGCGGagctggaggagctggagaggaAGGAGACTGAG ATGAAGTACAGAGACCGGGCggcggagaggagagagaaatacgGTATCCCAGAACCCCCTGCGCCCAAGAAGAGGAAGTTTACACAGCCCACTGCAGT gaattACGAGCAGCCAACGAAAGACGGGCTGAACAGTGATAACATCGGGAATAAGATGCTCCAGGCCATGGGCTGGCAGGAGGGCAAAGGTCTCGGACGCAACCAGCAGGGCATCACTGCCCCTATAGAG gcACAGTTGAGAACGAAGGGTGCTGGTCTGGGCACCAAAGGCAGTAACTACACTCTCTCAGCCTCAGACACCTACAAAGACGCCGTGAGGAAAGCCATGTTCGCCCGCTTCACTGAGATAGAGTAA
- the rbm5 gene encoding RNA-binding protein 5 isoform X1 — protein sequence MGADKRVSRSERSGRYGSEQSRDDSDRRDRRDRDYDRGHDFRRGDRHDGDRYWSRDSPDRGRKRRSSDGSDDGHHSDGDYSEHDYRGDPNDEKESKTIMLRGLPINVTEADIRGAIEQLEGPQPMDVRLMKKRTGVSRGFAFVEFYHLQDATRWMETNQKLLSIQGKTVAMHYSNTRHKFEDWLCNSCGLYNFRRRLKCFRCGAAKADSENSSTATPTDTQASGDYYGDTIILRNIAPHSTVEAIMAALAPYANLSPGNIRLIKDKQTGQNRGFAFVQLSSPLEASQLLTILQGLQPPLKLDSKTIGVDYAKSARKDLLLPDGNRISAFSVASTAIAAAQWSSSQAQQSVESGSEYSYLQEGYVPYSQQEYQAYYQQTAAVDPSQANGILGAAPGVKVLPATTPVVISQSPQVYQSHIISQPATQTLQGVHQIEGKPQTVTAAATISAPATSVVVATTTATATSIATAEAGKTAAVPDTSTYQYDESSGYYYDPQTGLYYDPNTHYYYNSQTQQYLYWDSEKQTYAPATDYSAGAQANASATPAKEAKEKKEKPKNKTAQQIAKDMERWAKSLNKQKENFKSSFQPISQEERKEAAAADAGFTLFEKKQVGALERLVSEAVKMPEEDTSSKCGLVAAYSGDSEPEEGAEPERSEDKKDKLTDWKKMACLLCRRQFPNKDALLRHQQLSDLHKQNLEVLRRSKLSEAELEELERKETEMKYRDRAAERREKYGIPEPPAPKKRKFTQPTAVNYEQPTKDGLNSDNIGNKMLQAMGWQEGKGLGRNQQGITAPIEAQLRTKGAGLGTKGSNYTLSASDTYKDAVRKAMFARFTEIE from the exons ATGGGTGCAGATAAACG GGTTAGCCGTTCAGAACGCAGCGGCCGGTATGGTTCTGAGCAGTCTCGTGACGACTCGGACCGGAGAGATCGACGGGACCGCGACTACGATCGTGGGCATGATTTCCGCCGTGGCGACAGACACGACGGGGATCGATACTGGAGCAGGGACAGTCCAGAC AGAGGTCGTAAGCGCCGTAGCAGCGATGGGTCTGACGACGGGCATCACTCTGATGGAGATTATTCAGAGCACGACTACAGGGGAGACCCTAACGacgagaaagagagcaaaaccaTCATGCTCCGCGGACTACCCATCAATGTCACCGAGGCAGAT atCCGAGGGGCCATAGAACAGCTGGAAGGTCCTCAGCCGATGGACGTGCGCCTGATGAAGAAGAGAACAG GTGTAAGCCGAGGCTTCGCCTTCGTGGAGTTTTATCACTTGCAAGATGCTACCCGGTGGATGGAGACCAATCAG AAACTGCTGTCCATCCAAGGCAAGACCGTCGCCATGCACTACAGTAACACCAGACACAAGTTTGAGGACTGGCTCTGCAACTCA TGTGGCCTGTATAATTTCCGACGGAGACTCAAGTGCTTCAGGTGTGGTGCCGCCAAAGCAG ACTCGGAGAACAGCAGCACGGCCACGCCCACTGACACCCAGGCCAGCGGGGATTACTATGGCGACA ccATTATCCTGAGGAACATTGCCCCTCACTCGACAGTGGAAGCCATCATGGCTGCCCTGGCACCTTATGCCAACCTGTCACCGGGCAACATCCGCCTCATTAAGGACAAGCAGACGGGTCAGAACCGAGGCTTTGCCTTCGTtcagctctcctctcctctg GAGGCGTCCCAGCTGCTGACCATTCTCCAGGGCCTGCAGCCTCCCCTGAAACTCGACAGCAAGACGATTGGCGTGGATTACGCCAAGAGCGCTCGCAA AGACCTGCTGTTGCCCGATGGAAACCGCATCAGTGCCTTCTCAGTAGCCAGTACTGCCATAGCCGCTGCCCAGTGGTCCTCCAGTCAG GCCCAGCAGAGTGTGGAAAGTGGATCAGAGTACAGTTACCTCCAGGAAGGATATGTTCCTTATTCACAACAG GAGTACCAGGCCTACTACCAACAGACCGCAGCTGTGGATCCATCCCAGGCCAACGGCATTCTGGGAG ctgccCCAGGAGTTAAGGTTCTCCCAGCCACCACTCCAGTGGTCATTTCCCAGAGTCCCCAGGTCTACCAGTCACACATCATCAGCCAACCTGCCACTCAG ACATTACAGGGTGTGCATCAGATAGAGGGGAAACCACAGACAGTCACCGCGGCCGCCACCATCTCTGCTCCCGCCACCTCTGTCGTCGTGGCAACCACCACAGCTACTGCCACATCGATCGCCACTGCCGAGGCTGGCAAGACAG CAGCTGTTCCTGATACCTCCACGTACCAGTACGATGAATCATCAGGGTACTACTACGACCCTCAGACGGGACTGTATTACGACCCCAACACACAC TATTACTACAACTCTCAGACTCAGCAGTACCTGTACTGGGACAGTGAGAAACAGACGTACGCGCCTGCCACCGACTACAGCGCCGGCGCTCAGGCCAACGCCTCGGCCACGCCCGCCAAAGAAGccaaggagaagaaagagaaacccAAGAACAAGACCGCCCAGCAA ATTGCCAAAGACATGGAGCGCTGGGCTAAGAGtctgaacaaacagaaagagaacttCAAGAGCAGCTTCCAGCCCATCAgtcaggaggagaggaaagaggccGCCGCCGCCGACGCAGGCTTCACACTGTTTGAGAAGAAG cagGTGGGGGCTTTGGAGAGGTTGGTGTCAGAGGCAGTGAAAATGCCAGAGGAAGACACCTCCTCTAAG TGTGGTCTGGTGGCGGCCTACAGTGGCGACAGTGAGCCAGAAGAGGGCGCCGAGCCGGAGCGCAGTGAGGACAAgaaagacaaactgacagactgGAAGAAGATGGCCTGTCTGCTCTGCAGGAGACAGTTCCCAAATAAAGACGCTCTGCTTCGCCACCAGCAGCTCTCTGACCTGCACAAG CAAAACCTGGAGGTGCTGAGGAGGTCCAAACTGAGTGAGGCGGagctggaggagctggagaggaAGGAGACTGAG ATGAAGTACAGAGACCGGGCggcggagaggagagagaaatacgGTATCCCAGAACCCCCTGCGCCCAAGAAGAGGAAGTTTACACAGCCCACTGCAGT gaattACGAGCAGCCAACGAAAGACGGGCTGAACAGTGATAACATCGGGAATAAGATGCTCCAGGCCATGGGCTGGCAGGAGGGCAAAGGTCTCGGACGCAACCAGCAGGGCATCACTGCCCCTATAGAG gcACAGTTGAGAACGAAGGGTGCTGGTCTGGGCACCAAAGGCAGTAACTACACTCTCTCAGCCTCAGACACCTACAAAGACGCCGTGAGGAAAGCCATGTTCGCCCGCTTCACTGAGATAGAGTAA